In Treponema vincentii, a single window of DNA contains:
- a CDS encoding leucine-rich repeat domain-containing protein, translating to MPATNKDDIASVDELLLTAEEKTNLKLLNIRDGTLISVVDKKKLVGSLVLPDSVTEIGKEVFSGCTGLTHVVIPNSVTKIGGGVFNECSSLTSVTIPDSITEISWKMFFRCSSLTRVELPDSVTKIDWSAFSCCTSLINIVIPDSVTEIGWEAFILCTALTHVVIPARVTEIGGRAFGSCAGLIHLTVDNANTVYCSENNILYTKDKTTLIAAAAGLQGGIIIPDSVTEIIADAFADCCSLKSIAIPVSVTEIGNRAFSGCTGLTSIVMPDSVTKIREEIFHNCSSLTSVVLPRGITEIGEEAFSCCASLTNITIPDSVREICWAAFYGCTSLTSVVISDSVTSISEDAFTDINLDAHFIVSSESVKNLLRDCGSGIRDEQIIVEQKL from the coding sequence ATGCCAGCTACCAATAAAGACGATATTGCAAGCGTAGATGAATTGCTATTGACGGCAGAAGAAAAAACAAATCTCAAACTGCTGAACATAAGAGATGGGACACTAATCTCCGTAGTTGATAAAAAAAAGTTAGTAGGTAGTCTGGTTCTTCCCGATAGTGTTACTGAAATCGGCAAAGAAGTATTTTCCGGCTGTACCGGTTTAACACATGTTGTGATACCGAACAGTGTTACGAAAATCGGCGGCGGAGTTTTTAATGAGTGCAGTTCTTTAACAAGCGTAACAATACCCGACAGTATTACTGAAATTAGTTGGAAGATGTTTTTCCGCTGTAGTTCTTTAACACGTGTTGAGCTTCCTGACAGTGTTACTAAGATTGACTGGTCGGCATTTAGCTGCTGCACTTCCCTCATAAATATTGTAATACCTGACTCTGTTACTGAAATTGGCTGGGAGGCGTTTATCTTATGTACTGCTTTAACACATGTTGTGATTCCAGCGCGTGTTACGGAGATTGGAGGGCGAGCTTTTGGGAGCTGCGCCGGTTTAATACATCTTACCGTTGATAATGCAAATACGGTGTATTGCAGTGAAAATAATATCCTGTATACAAAGGACAAGACAACACTGATCGCTGCTGCTGCAGGTTTACAAGGCGGTATTATCATCCCTGATAGTGTGACTGAGATTATTGCGGATGCATTTGCCGACTGCTGCTCTTTGAAAAGTATTGCAATACCGGTTAGTGTTACTGAAATCGGTAATCGAGCGTTTTCCGGCTGTACCGGCTTAACCAGCATTGTGATGCCGGATAGCGTGACAAAAATACGGGAGGAGATTTTTCATAATTGTAGTTCGCTCACAAGTGTTGTACTACCTCGCGGTATTACCGAAATTGGCGAGGAGGCTTTTTCCTGCTGTGCTTCTTTAACAAATATTACTATACCTGACAGTGTTAGAGAGATTTGCTGGGCAGCATTTTACGGCTGTACCTCTTTAACAAGCGTTGTGATATCGGATAGCGTTACTTCGATTAGTGAGGATGCATTTACTGATATTAATCTTGATGCGCACTTTATTGTTTCAAGTGAATCGGTAAAAAACTTGCTAAGAGATTGTGGCAGCGGTATACGCGATGAGCAAATTATCGTTGAGCAGAAGCTGTAG
- a CDS encoding ketopantoate reductase family protein codes for MKLLIYGAGVIGSLYAAAFAEAGYNTTVYARGKRLKALQTLGLQYEKNGKIHRANVTVIGTLENDDWYDFIFLTVKENQVHTALQELKHNISPNIVTMVNTLEAYGNWERICGTGRIIPAFPGAGGSYENGILKADFTPRIIQVTTFAEINGNKSERLKKLAALFTASNIPHGIVKDMHCWQLCHLALVVPIADAYYKAKNPETVWKESNIMYDTVQQIKSNVTMLYYSGVKLSPPKMHLLRLLPIRMLQLVFTFIFKSRFGYMFMYRHSMKAPDEMNRLHVQLYRYLEKE; via the coding sequence ATGAAACTCTTAATCTACGGTGCAGGTGTAATCGGCAGTTTGTATGCCGCTGCGTTTGCTGAAGCAGGATATAACACCACGGTGTACGCACGAGGGAAAAGGCTTAAAGCACTGCAAACCCTCGGTCTACAGTATGAGAAAAACGGCAAAATTCATAGAGCAAATGTTACCGTTATCGGTACATTGGAAAATGATGATTGGTATGATTTTATTTTTCTAACGGTAAAGGAAAATCAAGTACATACGGCGTTACAAGAGTTGAAGCACAATATCAGTCCGAATATTGTTACAATGGTCAACACGCTTGAAGCGTATGGTAATTGGGAACGTATTTGCGGAACAGGACGTATTATACCGGCATTTCCGGGTGCAGGCGGCAGTTATGAAAACGGCATCCTTAAAGCGGACTTTACGCCGCGTATTATTCAAGTTACAACCTTTGCCGAAATCAATGGGAATAAATCCGAGCGCTTGAAAAAACTTGCCGCTCTTTTTACCGCATCGAACATACCGCACGGGATTGTAAAAGATATGCACTGCTGGCAGCTCTGTCATCTTGCGCTGGTTGTTCCGATTGCCGATGCGTATTATAAAGCAAAAAATCCGGAAACGGTTTGGAAAGAATCGAACATTATGTATGATACCGTACAACAAATTAAAAGCAACGTTACTATGCTGTACTATTCCGGCGTAAAACTTTCACCGCCGAAAATGCATCTTTTAAGACTACTGCCAATTCGGATGCTGCAGCTCGTTTTTACATTTATTTTTAAGAGCCGTTTCGGATATATGTTTATGTACCGGCACTCAATGAAAGCTCCCGATGAAATGAATCGGCTGCATGTACAATTATATCGATATCTTGAAAAGGAATAG
- a CDS encoding hemin-binding protein B → MTSKKYLQAAIGAALLSVCLLAGCASVPATAVSDTAAASELAVMKGSWQPLSRFEDDAVLQDVYAKNAAAMPYYSEGGLKAAVHYAVAAPVIKAVFDGSNTVAFTVRTADGSEKEVLCEYTFKGTRPMVEDSTRNWLTFEAVKPIQELKNLRYFVVTAPQVDKKTGIKSFDARFGKWGIRSLVHGDPLKRAPFVEANLPKEEVLKQFTAVINTVAAEKLPKEPLALYNGKWVNSVTVCEDPRPAIQNVYTQLIKEFAGQNPKGGDYTKEDIMALVYKAFGAADDFTHIEFVAGNGKNEIIVWKGNKEVSRSSYIQDSAHAAHPAYRAFSATDPSFKGKLAHFAITIPHAVPPHMHFWYGTSVEEAAKMKSAPTCIRADVSEEEMVQHILDSCRSFLKGSMH, encoded by the coding sequence ATGACATCTAAAAAGTATTTACAGGCAGCTATAGGTGCTGCTCTGTTGTCGGTGTGCCTGCTTGCAGGCTGTGCCAGTGTTCCTGCTACCGCAGTATCGGATACTGCAGCAGCTTCAGAACTTGCTGTTATGAAAGGTTCATGGCAGCCCCTCAGCCGTTTTGAAGATGATGCTGTTTTGCAGGATGTATACGCTAAAAATGCTGCTGCAATGCCGTACTATAGTGAAGGCGGATTAAAAGCAGCGGTACATTATGCGGTGGCGGCGCCCGTGATAAAAGCTGTTTTTGACGGTTCAAATACGGTAGCGTTTACTGTACGTACTGCCGACGGTTCTGAGAAAGAGGTTTTGTGTGAATATACCTTTAAAGGTACACGCCCTATGGTTGAAGATTCGACTCGCAATTGGCTCACATTTGAAGCGGTAAAACCAATTCAAGAATTAAAGAATCTGCGCTATTTTGTTGTTACGGCTCCTCAAGTTGATAAAAAAACCGGAATAAAATCATTTGATGCCCGCTTCGGCAAATGGGGCATTCGATCGCTGGTACATGGGGATCCTTTGAAGCGAGCTCCTTTTGTAGAAGCAAATCTTCCAAAAGAAGAGGTACTTAAACAGTTTACGGCTGTTATCAATACAGTGGCAGCAGAAAAATTACCCAAAGAGCCGCTTGCGTTATATAATGGCAAATGGGTAAATTCAGTTACCGTTTGCGAAGATCCGCGCCCCGCTATTCAAAATGTTTACACGCAATTGATTAAAGAATTTGCCGGACAAAATCCGAAGGGCGGTGATTATACAAAAGAAGATATTATGGCACTGGTGTACAAGGCATTCGGTGCCGCCGATGATTTTACTCATATTGAATTTGTTGCAGGAAATGGTAAAAATGAGATTATCGTATGGAAAGGCAATAAAGAAGTCAGCCGCAGTTCATATATACAAGATAGTGCACATGCCGCACATCCGGCATATCGTGCATTTTCCGCTACTGATCCTTCATTTAAAGGCAAGTTGGCTCATTTTGCAATTACCATTCCCCACGCTGTCCCACCTCACATGCATTTCTGGTACGGGACTTCCGTCGAAGAAGCCGCAAAAATGAAGAGCGCTCCTACCTGTATACGTGCTGATGTATCTGAAGAAGAAATGGTGCAGCATATCCTTGATAGCTGCCGGAGCTTTTTAAAAGGTTCTATGCATTAA
- a CDS encoding helix-turn-helix transcriptional regulator yields MNRIAEFIKISRKAAGLTQEDFAMRSGLGLRFVRELEQGKETVRMDKVNVALAMFGMEAIPGKKGVTSAAYK; encoded by the coding sequence ATGAATAGAATAGCAGAATTCATTAAGATAAGTAGAAAAGCCGCCGGTTTGACGCAGGAAGATTTTGCGATGCGGTCGGGTCTTGGACTTCGTTTTGTCCGTGAACTGGAGCAAGGAAAAGAAACCGTACGCATGGATAAAGTGAATGTTGCATTGGCAATGTTCGGCATGGAAGCCATTCCGGGTAAAAAAGGTGTAACTTCGGCAGCATATAAATGA
- a CDS encoding HipA N-terminal domain-containing protein → MTNIFRTAYVYVYNNFAGTLCETDEGYSFSYDEAYIATEDNHPVSLTLPIRKEPYTSKTLFSFFDGLIPEGWLLEVVSRNWKINLKDRFALLLVACKDPIENVSIREEKI, encoded by the coding sequence ATGACAAATATATTCAGAACCGCATACGTCTATGTATATAATAACTTTGCCGGAACGTTGTGCGAAACCGATGAGGGATATTCTTTTTCTTACGATGAAGCCTATATCGCAACAGAAGATAATCATCCTGTTTCATTGACGCTTCCAATACGTAAAGAACCTTATACATCAAAAACATTGTTTTCTTTTTTCGACGGATTGATTCCCGAAGGATGGCTTCTTGAGGTTGTAAGCCGTAATTGGAAGATAAACCTTAAAGACCGATTTGCCTTACTGTTAGTTGCTTGTAAAGATCCTATCGAAAATGTCAGTATAAGAGAGGAAAAGATATGA
- a CDS encoding HipA domain-containing protein — MNCLCCGKPIKDNNESSGWHKPCIKKFFMTNAIPKIEITDSVLKELAKESTNKGYTIPGVQKKLSLHLSNETYPRLTVVNSPTGYILKPQVKEFRALPECEHLVMSMADKAKIITVPHALVKSKDTYAYITKRIDRIFPKDSNVKNITHVKLIAMEDFCQLDLRLTQDKYKGSYERCGNIIKKYSYRSGLDMTELFYRLVFSFIVGNSDMHLKNFSLIETQSGSGAYHFSPAYDLLPVNVIMPEDKEEFALPMNGKKRNIHRKDFLIFAAGCGIAKLATEKMIEQLILMTPVFIEMCRNSLIPDDMKKAFIALINKRVSALK; from the coding sequence ATGAACTGTCTGTGTTGCGGAAAGCCGATAAAAGACAATAATGAAAGTAGCGGCTGGCATAAGCCATGTATAAAGAAATTTTTCATGACAAATGCTATTCCGAAAATTGAAATAACAGACTCGGTACTGAAAGAGCTAGCAAAAGAAAGCACCAATAAAGGCTATACTATTCCGGGTGTTCAGAAAAAACTTTCATTACATCTTTCAAATGAAACGTATCCCAGATTGACTGTTGTGAATTCCCCCACAGGATATATTTTGAAACCTCAAGTAAAAGAATTCCGTGCCTTGCCGGAGTGTGAACATCTTGTTATGTCTATGGCAGATAAAGCTAAGATTATAACCGTCCCTCATGCGCTTGTAAAAAGCAAAGACACTTATGCGTATATTACAAAAAGAATCGATCGTATTTTTCCAAAAGATTCGAATGTAAAGAACATTACTCATGTAAAGCTGATCGCTATGGAAGATTTTTGTCAACTTGATTTAAGATTGACTCAAGATAAATATAAAGGTTCTTACGAGCGATGCGGGAATATCATTAAGAAGTACTCTTATCGTTCCGGTCTTGATATGACCGAACTGTTTTATCGACTCGTCTTTTCATTTATTGTTGGAAATTCCGATATGCATTTGAAAAATTTTTCCTTGATTGAAACACAATCGGGTTCGGGAGCGTATCATTTTTCCCCTGCGTATGATTTGCTTCCGGTAAATGTCATTATGCCGGAAGACAAAGAAGAATTTGCTCTGCCGATGAATGGAAAGAAGAGAAACATCCATCGTAAAGATTTTCTTATCTTTGCAGCCGGTTGTGGAATAGCGAAACTTGCAACGGAGAAAATGATAGAACAATTGATATTGATGACGCCTGTTTTTATTGAAATGTGCCGTAATTCTTTAATACCTGATGATATGAAAAAAGCCTTTATAGCATTAATTAATAAAAGAGTTTCCGCTTTAAAGTAG
- a CDS encoding TetR/AcrR family transcriptional regulator — MKRNSKKPEVRKQELIEIAAKLFAEKGYEAVSVRDILDVVDGAPGMFYYYFKSKQDIYVAAMEQYISERLERKCRMLEDDTIPFSKKLAAFRSMIREDISGYTERFIPNGDVSISDASYKIWDFLQMLNRMIKPYAKFLLQAYNERHLSDRLKLTEENAELFATFILYGSWGTIYNGKFTKSDKNFTMEDVIAVTDKLLQ; from the coding sequence TTGAAGCGTAACAGCAAGAAGCCTGAAGTCCGTAAACAGGAATTGATCGAAATTGCTGCAAAGCTTTTTGCAGAAAAAGGATATGAAGCGGTATCCGTACGGGACATCCTTGATGTCGTTGACGGCGCCCCCGGTATGTTTTACTACTATTTTAAGTCAAAGCAAGATATTTACGTTGCAGCTATGGAGCAATACATTTCCGAACGCTTGGAACGAAAGTGCCGGATGCTGGAAGACGATACCATTCCGTTTTCTAAAAAACTCGCTGCATTCCGTAGTATGATTCGGGAAGATATCAGCGGGTATACGGAGCGGTTTATACCAAACGGCGATGTGTCCATTTCAGATGCTTCGTATAAAATTTGGGATTTTCTCCAAATGTTAAACCGCATGATTAAACCGTATGCCAAGTTTCTTTTGCAGGCATACAATGAAAGGCATTTATCGGATAGGCTAAAACTAACGGAAGAAAATGCGGAACTGTTTGCGACATTTATACTCTACGGTTCGTGGGGAACTATCTATAACGGAAAGTTTACCAAGAGCGATAAAAATTTCACGATGGAGGATGTGATAGCGGTTACCGATAAGCTTTTGCAATAA
- a CDS encoding MptD family putative ECF transporter S component, translating into MDNQKNTKSSRGAIAAGLFIALYLVTYVIIGAICMPVAVLFLLMPELVAFFAAPIYHTMLTKAPGWISIFLAAVIPSLFLIATGHIPIAPLVAVPAGLIAVLLAKKGQYKSFKWNAISHTIFSLNLFGGFLPIWVMRDYFFQHTLEGGMSKAFCDTVRALTPWWVLPVMMIATMLSSLLGSLFTKKVLHKRLEKAGIV; encoded by the coding sequence ATGGACAATCAAAAAAACACAAAGTCTTCCAGAGGGGCGATTGCCGCAGGACTTTTTATCGCGCTCTATCTTGTAACCTACGTTATCATCGGCGCGATCTGTATGCCTGTTGCAGTGCTTTTCTTGCTGATGCCGGAACTGGTGGCTTTCTTTGCAGCGCCTATCTATCATACGATGCTGACAAAGGCGCCCGGATGGATTTCGATCTTTCTTGCAGCGGTTATTCCCAGTCTGTTCTTAATTGCAACCGGGCATATTCCCATTGCGCCGTTGGTTGCTGTACCGGCAGGTCTCATCGCTGTATTGTTGGCAAAAAAAGGGCAATACAAAAGCTTTAAGTGGAACGCAATCAGCCATACGATTTTTTCACTCAATCTATTCGGAGGATTCCTTCCTATTTGGGTTATGCGGGATTACTTTTTTCAGCATACGCTTGAGGGCGGCATGAGCAAAGCGTTTTGTGATACGGTGCGAGCGCTTACTCCATGGTGGGTACTTCCGGTTATGATGATTGCAACCATGCTCAGCTCGCTGCTCGGTTCTTTGTTCACAAAAAAAGTATTGCATAAACGTTTGGAAAAAGCAGGTATTGTATGA